In Numidum massiliense, a single genomic region encodes these proteins:
- a CDS encoding response regulator, producing MELIRVLIVEDDFRVAHLNREFTERIEGFTVVGVAGTGNEALQLLRATELDLVLLDEYVPELSGSDLLREIRRKQLKIDVIFITAAKEIDTVQSALRGGALEYIIKPFTFERFQETLIAYRQYRRELLQRGSVGQREVDQLFQKLARRRQREIHAKGIDPATLRQVRAIVAAKAESEAGALTAERVGRKLGASRTTARRYLEYLVAEGELETTISYGTVGRPERKYIVRSLKHM from the coding sequence ATGGAGCTCATCCGCGTCTTAATTGTGGAAGACGACTTTCGCGTCGCTCATCTCAATCGGGAGTTTACCGAACGCATCGAAGGGTTTACCGTCGTCGGAGTCGCTGGAACGGGCAACGAGGCGTTACAGCTACTCAGGGCAACTGAGCTAGATCTCGTCTTGTTGGATGAATACGTTCCCGAATTATCGGGCAGTGACTTGCTGCGGGAGATACGCCGGAAACAGTTAAAAATCGATGTTATCTTCATTACGGCGGCGAAAGAAATTGACACAGTCCAGTCGGCCTTGCGCGGCGGTGCGCTCGAATATATTATCAAGCCGTTTACGTTCGAACGCTTTCAAGAAACACTCATCGCTTACCGGCAGTACCGACGGGAACTATTGCAGCGTGGGAGTGTGGGGCAACGGGAAGTCGATCAGCTGTTTCAAAAGCTCGCGCGACGAAGGCAACGTGAAATACACGCGAAAGGGATCGACCCGGCGACGTTGCGGCAAGTGCGCGCGATCGTTGCAGCTAAGGCGGAGTCGGAAGCGGGGGCGCTAACGGCGGAACGAGTCGGGCGCAAGCTCGGGGCTAGCCGGACGACAGCGAGGCGCTATTTAGAATATCTCGTCGCCGAAGGCGAACTCGAGACAACGATTTCCTACGGTACTGTCGGGCGGCCGGAGCGAAAGTATATCGTACGCAGCTTGAAACATATGTGA
- a CDS encoding sensor histidine kinase, producing MIAAVIIGKYSRAQELKVNLQIEPESSLCHVAAEIDRHKLVTILGNLLENALEAVSHSPPRERRVDMFVTDGNDDIYIEVSDSGPGIAPEHLPYVFSSGFSTKSGEHRGIGLALTKSAVEELGGTIHVNNQHEGGALFTVVIPQQGNAPLMRSIPQGENIPLEGSIPQGENIPLEGSIPQRENILLEGSIPQKGSISQKRSTLQEGNISQEGNN from the coding sequence ATGATCGCTGCCGTCATCATCGGAAAATACAGCCGAGCCCAAGAGTTAAAAGTCAACTTACAGATCGAACCCGAAAGTTCGCTTTGTCACGTTGCAGCAGAAATCGACCGCCACAAATTAGTGACGATCTTGGGGAACTTGTTGGAAAATGCGTTAGAAGCGGTGAGCCACTCACCCCCGCGCGAACGCCGGGTCGATATGTTTGTGACCGACGGCAATGACGACATATACATCGAAGTGAGTGACAGTGGGCCGGGAATTGCTCCGGAGCATTTGCCGTACGTTTTTTCGAGCGGTTTTTCGACGAAGAGTGGGGAACACCGCGGGATCGGCCTCGCGTTGACCAAAAGCGCCGTAGAGGAGTTAGGCGGTACGATTCACGTGAACAACCAACACGAAGGCGGAGCCCTATTTACCGTCGTCATTCCACAGCAGGGAAACGCACCATTGATGCGGAGCATTCCGCAGGGGGAAAACATTCCATTAGAGGGCAGCATTCCGCAGGGGGAAAACATTCCGTTAGAGGGCAGCATTCCGCAGAGGGAAAACATTCTATTAGAGGGCAGCATTCCGCAGAAGGGAAGCATCTCTCAGAAAAGGAGCACTCTACAGGAGGGCAATATTTCACAGGAGGGAAACAATTGA
- a CDS encoding tripartite tricarboxylate transporter substrate binding protein, translating into MGRRRYISVVFSFLLAMALVLAACQTADNSESEQGKGDSGKKEAKSATAQGNAVWEPEKPIEFVAPAGAGGGWDTTARTVQQVLSEEGLVEKNIMVVNKPGGGGAIGWTYIHDQKDGDPHTLFVTSPPIMFVPLNGQSEYNHKDFTPIAGLIADYAAFVVKADAKWQTMEDLVVDLKKNPRAISVVGDSAPGSMDHMQFVKAVHAAKVDAKNIKFVSSQDGNGMAMLLGGQVDVYSTGLAEATEQAKAGKVRVLAITAPERLKEETVSEFPTLKEQGIDDEFIVWRGFMGPPNMDPAAVKYWEETLKKMTETDKWQEKLESYGWEANFMTSEEFGNFLDKEYDVFEKLMQEIGLKKGN; encoded by the coding sequence ATGGGAAGAAGGCGTTATATTAGTGTCGTATTTAGTTTCCTTCTTGCGATGGCACTCGTATTAGCCGCCTGCCAGACAGCAGATAACAGCGAGAGTGAACAAGGGAAAGGCGATTCGGGAAAAAAGGAGGCCAAGTCCGCCACGGCGCAAGGAAATGCCGTGTGGGAGCCGGAAAAGCCCATTGAATTCGTCGCGCCTGCTGGAGCTGGCGGTGGATGGGATACGACGGCACGTACGGTGCAACAAGTGTTGTCGGAAGAAGGGCTCGTCGAAAAAAATATTATGGTCGTGAATAAACCGGGCGGTGGCGGAGCGATCGGTTGGACATACATTCACGATCAAAAAGATGGGGATCCACACACGTTGTTCGTCACGTCGCCACCGATTATGTTCGTGCCGCTTAACGGCCAGTCCGAGTATAACCATAAAGACTTCACCCCGATTGCCGGGCTCATCGCCGATTACGCGGCGTTCGTCGTGAAAGCGGATGCGAAGTGGCAGACGATGGAAGATCTCGTCGTCGATCTAAAAAAGAACCCGCGCGCCATTTCCGTCGTCGGCGATTCGGCACCCGGCAGTATGGATCACATGCAGTTTGTAAAAGCGGTACACGCGGCGAAAGTCGATGCAAAGAACATTAAATTCGTGTCTTCGCAAGACGGTAACGGGATGGCGATGTTACTCGGCGGGCAGGTTGACGTGTATTCGACCGGTCTCGCCGAAGCGACGGAACAAGCGAAAGCTGGTAAAGTGCGCGTCCTCGCCATTACCGCACCGGAGCGGTTGAAGGAGGAGACGGTATCCGAGTTTCCGACACTAAAAGAACAAGGCATTGACGATGAGTTTATCGTATGGCGCGGTTTTATGGGGCCTCCGAATATGGATCCCGCAGCCGTAAAGTATTGGGAAGAAACGTTAAAGAAGATGACGGAAACTGATAAATGGCAAGAGAAATTGGAAAGTTACGGTTGGGAAGCGAACTTTATGACAAGTGAGGAGTTTGGCAACTTCTTGGATAAAGAGTATGACGTGTTTGAAAAACTGATGCAGGAGATCGGCTTAAAGAAAGGCAATTAA
- a CDS encoding PspA/IM30 family protein: protein MSIFKRFRDITVATINEALDKVEDPVAMLNQYMRDMESEISRAEVAIARQNAMEKRWRALTEEMEHRASKRTRQAELAVDTGDDEIALRALSDKEYCLSKIEEYRRQHETAKEQKRQLLEQLQELKDKYYELRSKKFALVARVNVAQATKQMNSAMSAIDTDSAAKGFSRIEERVMMMEADADASRSLRTTFQPDHFGRTSFAYSEKVEAELAKIKAAKKGAVEEKDGPTSLS from the coding sequence ATGAGTATTTTTAAACGGTTCCGCGACATAACGGTGGCGACGATTAACGAGGCGTTGGATAAAGTAGAAGATCCGGTAGCGATGCTCAACCAATACATGCGCGACATGGAAAGCGAGATTTCGCGCGCAGAAGTAGCGATTGCCCGGCAAAACGCGATGGAAAAAAGGTGGCGCGCGCTTACGGAAGAAATGGAGCATCGCGCGAGCAAACGGACGCGTCAAGCTGAGCTTGCCGTCGACACTGGCGACGACGAGATTGCCCTGCGCGCACTGTCCGACAAAGAATACTGCCTATCCAAAATAGAAGAATACCGCCGCCAACACGAAACGGCGAAAGAACAGAAGCGCCAGCTTTTGGAACAGTTACAGGAGTTAAAGGATAAGTATTATGAACTGAGGAGCAAAAAGTTCGCCCTCGTCGCACGCGTGAACGTGGCGCAAGCGACGAAGCAAATGAATTCGGCGATGAGTGCGATCGATACAGACAGTGCTGCCAAAGGATTTTCGCGCATTGAAGAGCGCGTCATGATGATGGAGGCAGACGCTGACGCGAGCCGATCATTGCGGACGACCTTCCAACCCGATCATTTTGGGCGAACGAGCTTTGCATACAGTGAAAAAGTAGAGGCGGAACTAGCAAAAATAAAAGCAGCGAAAAAAGGAGCGGTCGAAGAGAAAGATGGCCCTACTTCGTTGAGCTAA
- the liaF gene encoding cell wall-active antibiotics response protein LiaF: protein MKNSRISTYFLGIVLIGVGAAVLLKNLGIIDLHISSFIAPAILLYFGLKLLDQGQSTGGGVCLLIGIGLLLRVFGIHIGSIFGFALSLAIIYFGYRMIRTKKTKLTVSPKEQDDSTSGDTTDGERPWEDDLLWEELSGERAKGSDHREAGSGDTDDRDDRDHRDRGNNGDPSGGNNGKYGNDHSYTTDGQYYKSFTDNIKDFSKDIRRDIEENIRPEELKQTLKQGVEQLKKNFGATFGNRYETPNDNRRDEPFDEERRGEQFSDAAEGERQFYRDSVDDANRRDYRRDERGGRAEFDGDANGEYRGAYRKGDARREHRSEYRDADDRHEYYEYHSDSADWRSERTEDDWQREEQDYYYRTDPRRGEFRRARSRARAFADRSPKVTHSLIGNLYLTGPRWELTDMDIWHGIGDVKIDLSRAFVHEGETVVIVNGWIGDIDIFVPYDLDMAVSCHVNIGDINVFGNEDGGLNRSVTIETADYQTSTRRVRIVINLIIGDVDVIYV from the coding sequence GTGAAAAACTCGAGGATATCGACTTACTTTCTCGGAATCGTCTTGATCGGCGTCGGTGCCGCTGTTTTATTAAAAAATTTAGGTATCATCGATTTGCACATTAGTTCATTCATTGCGCCGGCGATTTTACTTTATTTCGGGCTTAAACTGTTGGATCAAGGGCAATCGACGGGTGGCGGCGTTTGCCTCCTAATCGGGATCGGTTTACTACTCAGAGTGTTCGGCATTCATATTGGCAGTATATTCGGGTTTGCTCTATCGCTTGCGATTATTTATTTTGGCTACCGCATGATCCGGACGAAAAAAACGAAGCTCACTGTTTCACCTAAGGAGCAGGACGATAGTACAAGTGGTGACACTACCGACGGCGAGCGCCCCTGGGAAGACGATCTACTTTGGGAGGAGTTATCCGGCGAACGCGCCAAAGGCAGCGATCATCGGGAGGCGGGGAGCGGTGACACCGATGACCGCGATGACCGCGATCACCGCGATCGTGGCAACAACGGCGATCCGTCGGGCGGGAATAACGGAAAGTATGGCAATGATCACTCCTATACGACGGATGGTCAATATTACAAAAGTTTTACCGATAATATAAAGGACTTCTCTAAGGACATTAGGCGCGACATTGAAGAAAATATCCGCCCGGAAGAGTTGAAACAAACGCTGAAGCAGGGCGTTGAGCAATTGAAAAAGAACTTCGGGGCGACGTTTGGGAACCGTTACGAGACACCGAACGACAATCGACGAGACGAGCCGTTCGACGAAGAGCGGCGGGGAGAGCAGTTTAGCGACGCAGCAGAAGGTGAGCGCCAGTTTTACCGCGACAGTGTGGACGATGCTAACCGCCGCGATTACCGTCGGGACGAGAGGGGCGGTCGCGCGGAGTTCGATGGCGACGCCAACGGTGAGTACCGCGGCGCGTACAGGAAAGGCGACGCGCGCCGCGAGCACCGGAGTGAGTACCGAGATGCGGACGACCGGCACGAGTATTACGAGTATCACAGCGACAGCGCGGATTGGCGCAGCGAGCGGACTGAAGACGACTGGCAACGAGAGGAACAAGACTATTACTACCGTACAGATCCGAGACGCGGTGAGTTTCGCCGCGCGCGTTCGCGGGCACGGGCATTTGCCGACCGTTCACCGAAGGTGACGCACTCGCTCATCGGTAACTTATATTTGACCGGGCCGCGGTGGGAACTTACCGATATGGACATTTGGCACGGGATTGGCGATGTGAAGATCGACCTGTCGCGCGCCTTCGTGCACGAGGGAGAGACGGTCGTCATTGTGAACGGCTGGATCGGCGACATCGACATTTTTGTCCCGTACGATTTAGATATGGCGGTATCCTGTCACGTCAACATCGGCGATATTAATGTGTTCGGCAACGAAGACGGCGGTCTTAACCGAAGTGTGACGATCGAGACAGCCGACTATCAGACATCTACGAGACGCGTCCGCATTGTCATTAATTTGATTATCGGCGACGTCGACGTCATTTACGTGTAA
- a CDS encoding DUF2621 family protein, producing the protein MSDMFGTFIVFWMLFLVAMFAIGGYFMFRKFLKSMPKKDGKSALDWQDHYVSKARHLWTEETLAFLEELVQPVPQLFRDTARHSIAAKISQIALEEKAPAMTMDIILRGYIEATPKRDHKWLVAHLQEKQIDITPYRALLDR; encoded by the coding sequence ATGTCGGACATGTTTGGCACCTTTATCGTGTTCTGGATGTTATTTTTAGTTGCCATGTTCGCGATTGGCGGCTACTTCATGTTCCGCAAGTTTTTGAAGAGCATGCCAAAGAAAGACGGCAAGTCGGCTCTCGATTGGCAAGATCACTACGTCAGTAAGGCACGACACTTGTGGACAGAAGAGACGCTCGCCTTTCTGGAAGAGCTCGTGCAACCGGTCCCGCAGTTGTTCCGCGACACGGCACGACACTCGATCGCCGCGAAAATTAGTCAGATTGCACTCGAGGAAAAAGCACCCGCGATGACGATGGACATTATCCTTAGAGGGTACATCGAAGCGACACCGAAGCGCGATCACAAATGGCTCGTCGCCCATTTACAGGAAAAGCAAATCGACATTACGCCGTACCGCGCGTTGTTAGACCGGTAA
- the dtd gene encoding D-aminoacyl-tRNA deacylase, whose protein sequence is MRVIIQRSGPARVTVDGEVTGEIAHGLVCLVGFTHGDDADAIAYVADKIVNLRIFTDDEGKMNHSLLDSGGEILSVSQFTVYGDCRKGRRPSFTQAAAPDRAAALYDAFNERLRSYSVRVATGVFGANMQVSLTNDGPVTFIVDSK, encoded by the coding sequence GTGCGCGTCATTATTCAACGCAGCGGGCCAGCGCGAGTGACGGTCGACGGCGAGGTGACAGGGGAAATCGCGCACGGCCTCGTCTGCCTCGTCGGGTTCACCCACGGTGACGACGCCGACGCAATCGCCTATGTCGCGGACAAAATCGTTAATTTGCGCATTTTTACCGATGACGAAGGGAAGATGAATCACTCCTTGCTAGACAGCGGGGGAGAGATCCTCAGCGTTTCCCAGTTTACCGTTTACGGCGATTGCCGGAAGGGGCGGCGACCCAGTTTTACACAAGCGGCGGCACCTGACCGCGCTGCCGCGCTGTACGATGCGTTTAACGAGCGACTCCGTTCGTACAGCGTCCGCGTCGCCACCGGCGTTTTTGGCGCTAATATGCAAGTGTCGCTAACGAACGACGGGCCGGTCACCTTCATTGTCGACAGTAAGTAG
- a CDS encoding HAMP domain-containing sensor histidine kinase produces the protein MPVKRLPNIQWQYMRQLLWACLSAVTLGAILFFYAWYALAEIASLKSWMDTQWGWSLPAFPGIAFAFISIVIFWLAAVVVGAPIGYIRGNLLKKRLEVVLQSTLRLERGDLSARIPDLGEDEIGQLGRQLNDMSARFQQQVASLQRLSTTNVELTDQVKQGAILEERHRLARELHDAVSQQLFAISMTMAALKRTFAHNPDKAVQQVALVEEMAVAAQSEMRALLLHLRPAHLEGKSLTQGVGELLSELQGKHTLDFVWSIGELPELPKGVEDHLFRILQEALSNALRHAKAKKIEIKLSVVRQNIRLKITDDGVGFSAEENSKASSYGMMLMRERVAEIGGVLNISSAPGKGTMVEVTVPLVVKE, from the coding sequence ATGCCAGTCAAGCGTCTGCCTAACATTCAGTGGCAATACATGCGCCAACTGCTGTGGGCGTGTCTTAGTGCCGTGACGCTCGGAGCGATACTCTTTTTTTACGCGTGGTACGCCTTAGCGGAAATTGCCTCACTCAAGTCGTGGATGGACACGCAGTGGGGATGGTCGCTACCGGCGTTTCCTGGGATCGCTTTTGCCTTTATTTCTATCGTCATCTTTTGGCTTGCTGCCGTCGTCGTCGGGGCGCCAATTGGCTACATTAGAGGTAACTTGTTGAAAAAAAGGCTGGAAGTCGTGTTACAGTCGACGCTGCGTTTAGAACGGGGCGATTTATCGGCGCGTATACCCGATTTAGGGGAAGATGAAATCGGGCAACTCGGGCGGCAATTAAACGACATGTCGGCGCGTTTTCAACAGCAAGTCGCTTCGCTACAACGGTTGTCGACGACGAATGTCGAACTGACCGACCAAGTGAAACAAGGGGCCATTCTGGAAGAGCGGCATCGCCTCGCCCGCGAATTGCACGACGCCGTCAGTCAGCAGCTGTTCGCCATCTCGATGACGATGGCCGCCTTAAAGCGCACGTTCGCACACAATCCGGACAAGGCGGTACAGCAAGTGGCATTAGTGGAAGAGATGGCAGTTGCCGCCCAGTCGGAAATGCGGGCGCTGTTGCTCCATTTGCGACCAGCGCATTTGGAAGGGAAGAGTCTCACGCAAGGAGTCGGGGAGCTGTTAAGCGAACTACAAGGGAAGCATACGCTCGACTTTGTGTGGTCGATTGGCGAACTACCCGAATTGCCTAAAGGTGTGGAAGACCACCTGTTCCGGATCTTACAAGAAGCGCTCTCGAATGCGCTGCGCCACGCGAAGGCGAAAAAAATCGAGATCAAACTGTCAGTCGTCCGGCAAAACATCCGCTTAAAAATAACGGACGACGGTGTCGGTTTTTCTGCAGAGGAAAACAGTAAGGCGTCTTCGTACGGGATGATGCTCATGCGGGAGCGCGTTGCCGAAATTGGCGGTGTTTTAAACATTTCTTCTGCGCCGGGGAAGGGAACGATGGTCGAAGTGACCGTCCCGCTCGTCGTCAAAGAGTGA
- a CDS encoding PAS domain-containing protein: protein MIRTTTSIGRTTATARRRTVTLQTKIVILTILLLAVVLAVTSVYFIHMFTATLEEHIGENALDVARTVAEMPEVKEALARGDSASSKVIQPLAEHIRTATEAEFVVIGDVNGIRYSHPVPERIGAHMVGGDNDQALAFGEAYVSVATGTLGRSMRGKVPVKDEQGNIVGIVSVGFLMKNIQEATMAYVQKIVLISLACLLAGIAGAVALARRIKRDIFGLEPVEIADLLRERNAMLKERSAILQSVREGLVAINQEGVITVANQAAEHILQVLGELIGRHIQAVIPNTRMLDVLATGERIPDEEMMIGSRLIVVNRVPIYERGAVIGAVSSFREKSDLDRVHQELSSIKRYA, encoded by the coding sequence ATGATCAGGACGACAACTTCAATTGGAAGAACAACAGCGACCGCCCGCCGCCGGACAGTCACCCTCCAAACAAAAATCGTCATTTTGACGATTCTTTTATTAGCCGTTGTGTTAGCGGTTACAAGTGTATATTTTATCCATATGTTTACGGCTACATTAGAGGAACATATCGGTGAAAACGCGCTCGATGTGGCGCGGACGGTCGCTGAAATGCCGGAAGTAAAAGAGGCGCTCGCACGAGGTGATTCAGCGTCATCGAAGGTGATCCAGCCGTTGGCGGAACACATCCGCACCGCGACCGAGGCTGAGTTTGTCGTCATCGGCGACGTGAACGGGATCCGTTATTCGCATCCGGTTCCAGAGCGGATCGGGGCGCACATGGTCGGCGGCGACAACGATCAAGCGCTTGCCTTCGGGGAAGCTTACGTCTCCGTGGCAACGGGGACACTCGGGCGCTCGATGCGCGGAAAAGTGCCAGTCAAAGACGAGCAGGGTAACATCGTCGGCATCGTGTCGGTCGGCTTTCTCATGAAGAACATACAGGAGGCGACGATGGCTTACGTGCAAAAAATTGTTCTCATTAGCCTCGCTTGTTTACTAGCTGGCATTGCCGGGGCCGTCGCACTTGCGCGGCGCATCAAACGGGACATTTTCGGACTGGAACCCGTCGAAATCGCTGATTTGTTACGGGAACGCAACGCCATGCTGAAAGAGCGCAGCGCGATTTTGCAGTCGGTGCGGGAAGGTCTCGTTGCGATTAATCAAGAGGGGGTCATCACGGTGGCGAATCAGGCAGCGGAACACATTTTGCAAGTGCTAGGCGAACTAATCGGCAGGCACATTCAAGCAGTCATTCCGAATACGCGCATGTTGGACGTGCTGGCGACGGGGGAACGCATTCCGGACGAAGAGATGATGATCGGTTCGCGGCTCATCGTGGTCAACCGCGTGCCGATATACGAAAGAGGTGCCGTCATCGGTGCCGTCTCCAGTTTCCGTGAAAAGTCTGATCTCGATCGCGTTCATCAAGAACTGTCCAGTATCAAGCGATACGCCTAG
- a CDS encoding response regulator — MEEKVKVLLVDDHEMVRMGLAAFLSTEEGIEVVGEASSGAEGVKLAVQTKPDVILMDLVMEGMDGIAATKEIKKVYPEAKVIVLTSFHDDDKVYPAVEAGAFSYLLKTARASEIAQAVRQAYRGQSVFEAQVAGKLINRFARGKQEPLPHEQCTARELEVLSLIGEGRSNQEIADQLFIGIKTVKTHVSNILSKLGVEDRTQAAIYAHRHGISS, encoded by the coding sequence GTGGAAGAAAAGGTAAAGGTATTGCTTGTCGACGACCACGAAATGGTGCGTATGGGCCTAGCTGCTTTTTTATCGACGGAAGAAGGGATTGAAGTCGTCGGTGAAGCGTCGAGCGGCGCGGAAGGGGTGAAACTTGCCGTGCAGACGAAACCGGACGTCATTTTGATGGATTTAGTAATGGAAGGGATGGACGGAATTGCCGCGACGAAAGAGATCAAAAAAGTGTATCCCGAGGCAAAAGTCATCGTCCTGACAAGCTTTCACGACGACGATAAAGTCTACCCGGCAGTTGAAGCCGGCGCGTTCAGTTACTTACTGAAAACGGCGCGCGCTTCGGAAATTGCCCAAGCGGTACGACAAGCGTATCGGGGGCAATCCGTGTTTGAGGCACAAGTTGCGGGCAAACTCATCAACCGCTTTGCACGTGGGAAGCAAGAGCCTTTGCCACACGAACAGTGTACGGCACGGGAGCTAGAAGTGCTTTCCTTAATTGGCGAAGGGCGCTCCAATCAGGAAATTGCCGATCAGCTCTTTATTGGCATTAAAACGGTGAAAACGCACGTTAGCAACATTTTAAGTAAACTGGGCGTCGAGGACCGTACGCAGGCGGCGATTTACGCCCATCGCCACGGTATTAGCAGTTAA
- a CDS encoding cation:proton antiporter domain-containing protein — protein sequence MDNHVSLTSLMIVVSVSFVVPIVINRLKWTFMPVVVAEILAGILIGKTGFNIVQQDATLQLLSTLGLIYLLFLSGLEVDFDSFRSRGKSNTASPLKIATVAFGLILIVSFGLGLLMVPLNLTQQPYLMTLMIATVSLSIVLPVLKENNLTNTPFGQTILLIAVIADFVTMILLAVFVSITSHSGPHPLLMFTLVLAFFALYRITKPLAERDWLQRLAKGTVQIGTRGAFTLILFFVALSETVGAENILGAFLAGLFVSLMSPKPELVHKLESFGYGFLIPIFIVMVGVNLDLRTLFADPLVLLLVPYLLFSLFASKIVPLLFLRKWFSWREAWSAGILLSATLSLVIAAATIALKLELIRPAVHDAFIVVAVLTCLISPIAFNRVKPEQPQEEMPTVSIVGVNGATLPVGLALKKRAYHVTLYGASQQKIAPESVTQEVKFPLVDLEKMTLPDLVQHDVFASDVLVLATGNDTFNKDVALYARERDPEQRIIVLSDQAATQEQLSEHNITSFSSLFATNTLLRGLIEYPAAVALLTDKGDDLQEIVVGNRRYDGVLLRQLPFLGDTLVLRIHRGGDSIIPHGDTRIALGDRLLVTGSPEHMQEMRTELE from the coding sequence TTGGACAACCACGTATCGTTAACCTCACTCATGATCGTCGTCTCTGTGTCCTTCGTCGTACCGATTGTCATCAACCGTTTAAAGTGGACATTTATGCCCGTCGTCGTCGCGGAAATACTAGCCGGCATCCTCATCGGTAAGACTGGCTTCAACATCGTTCAACAAGATGCGACGTTACAACTACTGTCGACACTCGGGCTCATATACTTACTCTTCCTCAGCGGTCTGGAAGTCGACTTCGACAGCTTCCGCTCCAGAGGCAAAAGTAACACCGCCAGTCCCCTAAAAATTGCGACCGTCGCCTTCGGCCTCATTTTAATCGTCTCTTTTGGCTTGGGGCTACTAATGGTCCCGTTAAACTTGACGCAACAACCGTATTTGATGACGCTCATGATCGCCACCGTCTCGCTTAGTATTGTTTTACCAGTCTTAAAAGAGAATAATTTAACGAACACACCCTTCGGACAAACAATTTTGTTGATCGCCGTCATCGCCGATTTTGTCACGATGATTTTACTTGCGGTGTTCGTCTCCATTACGTCTCACAGCGGGCCGCACCCGTTGTTGATGTTTACCCTCGTACTCGCCTTTTTCGCCTTGTACCGCATTACCAAACCGCTCGCCGAACGCGATTGGCTGCAGCGACTGGCCAAAGGAACGGTACAAATCGGTACGCGCGGCGCGTTCACCCTTATCTTGTTTTTCGTCGCGCTGTCGGAAACGGTCGGGGCGGAAAACATCCTCGGAGCGTTTTTAGCGGGGCTGTTCGTCTCGCTCATGTCGCCTAAGCCGGAACTTGTACACAAACTGGAATCGTTCGGCTACGGGTTTTTAATACCGATCTTTATTGTCATGGTCGGCGTCAATCTCGATTTGCGCACCTTATTCGCTGACCCGCTCGTGCTCCTACTCGTCCCGTACTTGTTATTTTCTTTGTTCGCTTCGAAAATTGTGCCGCTCCTCTTTTTGCGCAAATGGTTTTCTTGGCGTGAAGCTTGGTCAGCTGGTATTTTACTTTCGGCGACGCTCAGCCTCGTCATCGCGGCAGCTACGATTGCCCTTAAGCTAGAGTTAATCCGACCGGCCGTTCACGACGCCTTCATTGTCGTCGCGGTACTGACGTGTCTCATATCGCCGATCGCGTTCAACCGCGTCAAACCGGAACAGCCGCAGGAGGAAATGCCGACTGTTTCTATTGTGGGGGTTAACGGTGCGACCTTACCTGTCGGACTAGCCCTAAAAAAGAGGGCTTATCACGTCACACTTTACGGCGCGAGTCAACAGAAGATTGCACCGGAATCCGTCACCCAGGAAGTTAAATTTCCGCTCGTCGATCTTGAAAAAATGACGCTACCAGACCTAGTGCAACACGACGTCTTCGCGTCCGACGTACTCGTTCTCGCCACCGGAAACGACACGTTTAACAAGGACGTTGCCCTTTACGCCCGCGAACGCGATCCGGAACAGCGCATCATCGTGCTGTCTGACCAAGCAGCGACGCAAGAACAACTCTCGGAACACAACATTACGTCCTTTTCGAGTCTTTTTGCGACGAATACGTTGCTGCGCGGTTTGATCGAGTATCCGGCCGCCGTCGCTTTACTGACAGATAAAGGCGATGACTTACAAGAGATCGTCGTCGGCAATCGGCGCTATGACGGCGTGCTTTTGCGCCAGCTCCCCTTCCTCGGAGACACGCTCGTCCTGCGCATTCACCGTGGCGGAGACTCGATCATTCCCCACGGCGATACACGCATTGCACTCGGCGATCGGCTACTCGTTACCGGCAGTCCGGAACATATGCAAGAAATGCGCACCGAATTAGAGTGA